TGGGGGACTCCTCAATCTTCTTACCGGAACGACGGTCAATCTTCTCAATGAGCTCAGCGAACTTGCAAGCAATGTGAGCAGTGTGGCAATCCAAAACAGGAGAGTAACCAGCAGAGATTTGACCGGGGTGGTTAAGAATGATGACTTGAGCGGTGAAGCTAGCACAACCCATGGGAGGATCGTTCTTGGAGTCACCACAGACGTTACCACGGCGAATATCCTTGACGGAAACGTTCTTAACGTTGAAACCAACGTTGTCACCGGGAAGACCAGCGTCGAGAGACTCGTGGTGCATCTCAACAGACTTGACTTCGGTAGTGACACCAGCGGGAGCGAAGGTGACAATCATACCGGGCTTGATAACACCAGTCTCAACACGACCGACGGGAACTGTACCAATACCACCGATCTTGTAAACATCTTGAAGGGGGAGACGAAGAGGCTTGTCAGTGGGACGTGCAGGGGGCTCAATGGAGTCAATAGCCTCCAAAAGAGTCTTACCCTTGACGACACCAGCCTTGGTCTCCTTTTGCCAGCCTTGGTACCAGGGCATGTTGGTGGTGGGCTCAATCATGTTATCACCTTGGAAACCGGAGACAGGGACGAAAGGAACGGTCTTGGGGTTGAAACCGACCTTCTTGATGAAGTTGGAGGTCTCCTTAACGATTTCCTCGAAACGAGCTTGGGACCAGCCAGTGGTGTCCATCTTGTTGACGGCAACAATAAGTTGCTTGACACCCAAGGTGTAAGCAAGCAAAGCGTGCTCACGGGTTTGACCATCCTTGGAGATACCAGCCTCGAACTCACCAGTACCACCACCAATAATAAGGACAGCACAGTCAGCTTGAGAAGTACCGGTAATCATGTTCTTGATGAAATCACGGTGACCGGGGGCATCAATGACAGTAACATTGTACTTGGGAGTCTCGAACTTCCAAAGGGCAATGTCGATAGTGATACCACGTTCACGCTCGGCCTTGAGCTTGTCCAAAACCCAGGCGTACTTGAAGGAACCCTTACCCAACTCGGTGGCTTCCTTCTCGAATTTTTCAATGGTACGCTTGTCAATACCACCGCACTTGTAAATCAGGTGACCAGTGGTGGTAGACTTACCAGAATCGACGTGACCGATAACAACGACGTTAATATGTCCCTTTTCCTTGcccattttttacaattaaattttttggcGTGTGGTGAATGACAAAGGCGAAGCATCCTTCTAGTACTACTAAGTGATTTGTGACTGCTCTCCACAAGAAAATATGTGACTACTTTTAGATGAAATCTGGTTACCGAGCTGCAGAAGACTACGGCAAATAGCTGTTAAAGTAGTTTATTGGTATGAATCTTATAGTTTATGTGGAAAAGGTGAGAAAAGCCTatgtatatttaaaagGACGTAAAGTCAtatgtaaataattattgaaGACTCTAAGGAGTTTATTCCATCATAAGCAAAGCGAGTtataaaaaactaaataCTATCCTATAACAACTGCATAGCAGTGTGACAAAATGTGATTAGCAATCGTTAAGCTAATATAAGAAAGTCTgcattttaataatgaacTACGTCGGCCTgtgttaaataaatatagcGCAATAGAACGTagattcatttttattaactatAAACAATAGACCTAAAAGAATGTTGAACAATAGGTAATTACAAGTGAAACACATAGAAAGGGCTTACTCGAAACAATTAATGAAGTAATAAATGACCACAATAATTCAAATCCTCTGTTAGTgttttttagaaatagctgattttctttataacTCTATGTGATAGACATTTCACTATACTTGAATTGATTACCTAGCTAGTCATTGAACTAGCTATACTGAAATTTAGGCGAACAAACAgctttttatcaaattttcaattgcgAACGTTTTAAtctgataataaaaatgcatGTCAAAAAGTTGTGCAGTATgaggaatttttttgactCTGATGGTTGTCGATAATTCCAGCAGAATCATTTAAGCAAAGTCTACTTCTTATAACAATAGAAGTATTGATATGCAAACATAGCATTGTAATCATAAGCTCTATATCTTCTAGTAACTTAAACGTTGCGAGTAATTTCTTAAGTACCATAGTTTGGACTTGTTTATTTCAGCCCAAGCAAACGATTTTCTGTTTATCTGctttgttttgaatttaaGTTGAATAAGTTGCATCTTTACCAATCTacttaataaaacaaaagacgTAAAACATAGATATAAAGTGTCTCAGTTTGTTATTTAAGGTATATTGCCCTTATTTCGAAACCATACAGAATGATTTGTCACTGTATGCAAATTAATACAGAgaagttttattaaattcacttatagaataaaaaacaaattgtaTCTAATAGTTTTGAGTCTTTTTGTCGAGAACTGACTGTAATAAGACTTAGTGATAGATATACACAATAAAAGAAACTTGGACATTTTTGACACAAAATAACTTGTCGTAATTATCTTTCTAATCCATAGCAGAAAAGAATCCGCCAGTATCTGAACAAGGAGGATATCAAGTGAAAAAGATCACGTTGGAACATCGGAGTGTATATCGTTAAAACTAGTGGTTCATTTCATCCTACCACTCTCACCCCAAAAAGTGGGAGAATCGACAAAACTCCAAAATGTTGCATCGTCGAATTCATTTTAAATCACAGTCCACTTTGGACTTTGACAGTGTTGCAGTTAGCATATCTGCCAGTACGATGAAAAACGAATTAGATAAACTTGTACTGAATTCCAGAGTTTCGGATAAAAAAACGTTTGGCATACAAATGGACAACTTCTTTGCTTTGTATAGAAGATATTTATTACACACAGTTAAAGGTTATGAATGTGATTGGGATTCTATCCGGCCTCTGGGACCCGAAGACATGATAGATTACGGTGATTTACCGTTATGCAAAAATGCTGGAAAGTACTTAAATCGGCTTGCAGTTGTTAAATTAAATGGAGGTATGGGAAATGCGTTGGGTGTGAATTATCCTAAAGCCATGATTGAGGTTCGTGACAATCAAAGTTTCCTCGACCTTAGCATTCGCCAAATCGAATATCTTAACAGACGGTACGATGTGTCCGTGCCTTTCATTTTAATGAACTCTTACGATACAAATGATGAAACCTGTAAAGTTCTTCGAAAATATGCAGGCTGCAAGATTGATATTTCTACTTTCGAACAATCTCGATATCCCCGTGTATTTGTTGACTCTCAACTTCCTGTTCCAAAAGCTGCTCCCTCTCCTATTGAGGAGTGGTACCCACCAGGTCATGGTGATATTTTTGATGCGTTAGTCCACTCCGGTACAATTGAGCGATTGCTCGCTCAGGGTAAAGATTACTTATTTGTCAGCAACATCGACAATCTCGGGGCTTCGGTGGATCTTAATATTCTGTCTCATGTCATAGACAATCAAATCGAGTACTCGATGGAAATTActgataaaacaaaagctgATATTAAAGTTGGCATCCTTGTCAACCAGGACGGCTTACTAAGACTTTTAGAAACCAACCAAGTTCCCGAACAACATCGAGAAGAATTTATGTCTGAtaaagttttcaaatacaTTAATACGAATAATGTGTGGCTTTACCTTCCGGCAGTCAAACGCGTAGTTGAAAACCGAGAACTCAACTTAGATATTATGCCAAACATCGAAACCGTCTACTATAACAATGAGCCTGCACGAATTATAGAATTTACGACAGCAATTGGTTCCGCTATCAgccaatttaaaaaaaccgAGGGAATTCGAGTTTCAAGACCACGCTTTATTTCTGTCAAGAATTCCTCCGATTTATTCTTGGTACGATGTGATTTATACAACGTTGATCATGGTTccttaaaaattgaagaatcaaGGCTCGGTTTTCCCCCTCCAGTCGTTCGCATGTCTAATGAATTTAAAGATATCGCAGAACTTTTTTGCCGTATTCCTTACATGCCTAGCATGAAAGACCTAGTTTCTCTATCCATTTCTGGAAATGTATATTTCGGAAGAAACGTGATATTAAAAGGAAACATCGTGATTGTTGCTTCGGAAAATACCATCCTTTGCATCCCTTCCAATGcagttttagaaaattgTGTTGTGACAGgaaattgtaaaataatGGAGTGTTGAGCTTCACAAAAAAACCgaaatctttcttttctcttttttcttcataattTCTACataatgaa
Above is a genomic segment from Schizosaccharomyces pombe strain 972h- genome assembly, chromosome: III containing:
- the tef101 gene encoding translation elongation factor EF-1 alpha Ef1a-a, which encodes MGKEKGHINVVVIGHVDSGKSTTTGHLIYKCGGIDKRTIEKFEKEATELGKGSFKYAWVLDKLKAERERGITIDIALWKFETPKYNVTVIDAPGHRDFIKNMITGTSQADCAVLIIGGGTGEFEAGISKDGQTREHALLAYTLGVKQLIVAVNKMDTTGWSQARFEEIVKETSNFIKKVGFNPKTVPFVPVSGFQGDNMIEPTTNMPWYQGWQKETKAGVVKGKTLLEAIDSIEPPARPTDKPLRLPLQDVYKIGGIGTVPVGRVETGVIKPGMIVTFAPAGVTTEVKSVEMHHESLDAGLPGDNVGFNVKNVSVKDIRRGNVCGDSKNDPPMGCASFTAQVIILNHPGQISAGYSPVLDCHTAHIACKFAELIEKIDRRSGKKIEESPKFVKSGDACIAKMVPSKPMCVEAFTDYAPLGRFAVRDMRQTVAVGVIKAVEKVAPGAAKVTKAAVKAGAKK
- the ugp1 gene encoding UTP-glucose-1-phosphate uridylyltransferase produces the protein MLHRRIHFKSQSTLDFDSVAVSISASTMKNELDKLVLNSRVSDKKTFGIQMDNFFALYRRYLLHTVKGYECDWDSIRPLGPEDMIDYGDLPLCKNAGKYLNRLAVVKLNGGMGNALGVNYPKAMIEVRDNQSFLDLSIRQIEYLNRRYDVSVPFILMNSYDTNDETCKVLRKYAGCKIDISTFEQSRYPRVFVDSQLPVPKAAPSPIEEWYPPGHGDIFDALVHSGTIERLLAQGKDYLFVSNIDNLGASVDLNILSHVIDNQIEYSMEITDKTKADIKVGILVNQDGLLRLLETNQVPEQHREEFMSDKVFKYINTNNVWLYLPAVKRVVENRELNLDIMPNIETVYYNNEPARIIEFTTAIGSAISQFKKTEGIRVSRPRFISVKNSSDLFLVRCDLYNVDHGSLKIEESRLGFPPPVVRMSNEFKDIAELFCRIPYMPSMKDLVSLSISGNVYFGRNVILKGNIVIVASENTILCIPSNAVLENCVVTGNCKIMEC